The Henckelia pumila isolate YLH828 chromosome 2, ASM3356847v2, whole genome shotgun sequence genome includes a window with the following:
- the LOC140885497 gene encoding stamen-specific protein FIL1: MAAMKSVSISLVLVIVLVAQSQLMPQSLAQTCSSSLSTLNVCAPFVMPGAAATATPSPDCCNALQTIEHDCLCNTIRIASRIPAQCNLPPLTCGAN; the protein is encoded by the exons atGGCAGCAATGAAGTCTGTTTCAATATCTCTTGTACTAGTCATAGTGTTGGTGGCTCAAAGCCAGCTGATGCCACAATCACTAGCACAAACTTGCTCTTCCTCCCTCTCCACCCTCAATGTTTGCGCACCCTTCGTCATGCCAGGAGCCGCCGCCACCGCCACCCCCAGCCCCGACTGCTGCAACGCCCTCCAGACCATCGAGCACGACTGTCTCTGCAACACTATCCGGATCGCCTCCCGCATCCCAGCCCAATGCAACCTCCCTCCCCTCACCTGCGGCG CGAACTGA
- the LOC140880238 gene encoding probable methyltransferase PMT15, whose protein sequence is MGGPPTPHYTPLSKPASAAAASYLKKPKLFSIAIVTVLCSLSYISGVWQHGGGVTIPATSNLGATIPCSIATSNATSSTVTLDFATHHAAADGGAEGDTSGVKIKKYRACDVKYSEYTPCEDQKRSLKFERDRLIYRERHCPPEEERLRCRVPAPHGYKNPFKWPQSRDLVWYANVPHKELTVEKAVQNWIRFEGDRFRFPGGGTMFPNGAGAYIDDIGKLIDLKDGSIRTAIDTGCGVASWGAYLLSRNILTMSFAPRDTHEAQVQFALERGVPALIGVIASKRLPYPSRAFDMAHCSRCLIPWGEYDGVYLIEVDRVLRPGGYWILSGPPIRWRKYWKGWDRSREDLNSEQMQIENITRSLCWKKLVERDDISIWQKPLNHGKCKRFKSMVKNPPFCPADQNPDKSWYTNLDTCLTRLPDVSTNEEVAGGVLEKWPKRLTSLPPRISQGKVSGVSRETFHQDLQLWKRRVSYYKTVNNQLGQKGRYRNILDMNAFLGGFAANLIDDPLWVMNVVPVEAKINTLGVIYERGLIGTYQSWCEAMSTYPRTYDLIHADSIFTLYRDRCGMEDILLEMDRILRPEGSLIIRDDVDILVKVKRIADGLNWDSQIVDHEDGPMEREKLLFAVKLYWTAPASADAS, encoded by the exons ATGGGAGGACCTCCCACTCCTCACTACACTCCCCTTTCCAAGCCCGCCTCCGCCGCCGCCGCATCCTACCTTAAAAAACCCAAACTCTTCTCCATAGCCATAGTCACCGTCCTCTGCTCCCTCTCCTACATCTCCGGCGTCTGGCAACACGGCGGCGGCGTCACCATCCCCGCCACCTCAAATCTTGGCGCCACCATCCCATGCTCCATCGCCACCTCCAACGCAACCTCCTCCACGGTCACGCTAGACTTCGCAACCCACCATGCCGCCGCGGACGGCGGCGCGGAGGGCGATACGTCCGGCGTGAAAATCAAGAAATACCGCGCGTGTGACGTAAAGTACAGCGAATACACCCCATGCGAGGACCAGAAAAGATCGCTGAAATTCGAGCGTGACAGGTTGATATACAGAGAGAGGCACTGTCCTCCGGAGGAAGAGAGGCTGAGATGCCGGGTTCCGGCGCCGCACGGGTACAAGAACCCTTTCAAGTGGCCGCAGAGCAGGGATCTGGTGTGGTACGCAAATGTACCGCACAAGGAATTGACGGTGGAGAAGGCGGTTCAGAACTGGATTCGGTTCGAGGGAGACCGGTTCAGGTTCCCGGGCGGAGGAACCATGTTCCCTAATGGCGCCGGAGCTTATATCGATGATATCGGAAAGTTGATTGATTTGAAAGATGGCTCCATTCGAACCGCCATTGATACTGGTTGCGGG GTTGCGAGCTGGGGTGCCTATCTTTTATCAAGAAACATCCTTACCATGTCGTTTGCGCCGAGGGACACGCATGAAGCTCAGGTGCAATTCGCATTGGAACGAGGAGTTCCTGCGTTGATCGGCGTCATCGCCTCCAAGAGGCTACCATACCCGTCTAGGGCTTTCGACATGGCACATTGCTCCCGTTGCCTCATTCCATGGGGCGAATATG ATGGTGTGTACTTGATCGAAGTTGATCGCGTTTTAAGGCCGGGCGGGTACTGGATCCTATCTGGTCCACCTATCCGTTGGAGAAAGTACTGGAAAGGGTGGGACAGGTCGAGGGAGGACTTGAACTCGGAGCAAATGCAAATCGAGAACATAACCAGGAGCCTATGTTGGAAAAAGCTAGTGGAAAGGGATGATATCTCTATTTGGCAAAAACCATTGAATCACGGCAAGTGCAAAAGATTCAAATCAATGGTCAAGAACCCCCCATTCTGCCCTGCTGATCAGAACCCCGATAAATCTTG GTACACAAATTTAGACACTTGCTTGACTCGTTTACCCGATGTTTCCACGAATGAGGAGGTAGCCGGCGGTGTGCTAGAAAAGTGGCCGAAGCGGCTAACCTCCTTGCCTCCTAGGATCAGTCAAGGAAAGGTAAGTGGAGTAAGCAGAGAAACTTTTCATCAAGACTTGCAACTGTGGAAGAGGAGGGTCTCTTATTATAAAACAGTTAACAACCAATTAGGCCAAAAGGGAAGGTATCGCAACATCCTTGATATGAACGCTTTCTTGGGCGGATTCGCTGCCAATTTGATCGACGATCCTCTTTGGGTGATGAACGTAGTCCCCGTCGAGGCTAAGATCAACACGCTTGGTGTCATCTATGAACGAGGGCTGATTGGAACTTATCAGAGCTg GTGTGAAGCAATGTCAACTTATCCTAGAACTTATGATCTCATTCATGCTGATTCGATATTTACCCTCTACAGAGATAG GTGTGGGATGGAAGATATTTTATTAGAAATGGACAGGATCTTGAGACCGGAAGGAAGTTTGATAATTCGAGACGATGTAGATATATTGGTGAAGGTGAAAAGAATAGCAGATGGATTGAATTGGGATAGTCAAATTGTAGATCATGAAGATGGGCCAATGGAGAGGGAGAAGCTTTTGTTTGCAGTGAAATTGTACTGGACAGCTCCGGCTTCTGCTGATGCTTCTTAG